The Globicephala melas chromosome X, mGloMel1.2, whole genome shotgun sequence genome window below encodes:
- the RBM10 gene encoding RNA-binding protein 10 isoform X5 — protein sequence MEYERRKDCPLFPPHPSFPRGGRGDRTGRYGAADRSQDDGGENRSRDHDYRDMDYRSYPREYGSQEGKHDYDDSSEEQSAEDSYEASPGSETQRRRRRRHRHSPTGPPGFPRDGDYRDQDYRTEQGEEEEEEEEEEEEEKASNIVMLRMLPQAATEDDIRGQLQSHGVQAREVRLMRNKSSGQSRGFAFVEFSHLQDATRWMEANQHSLNILGQKVSMHYSDPKPKINEDWLCNKCGVQNFKRREKCFKCGVPKSEAEQKLPLGARLDQQTLPLGGRELSQGLLPLPQPYQAQGVLASQALSQGSEPSSENANDTIILRNLNPHSTMDSILGALAPYAVLSSSNVRVIKDKQTQLNRGFAFIQLSTIVEAAQLLQILQALHPPLTIDGKTINVEFAKGSKRDMASNEGSRINAASVASTAIAAAQWAISQASQGGEGAWATPEEPPVDYSYYQQEEGYGGSQGTESSLYAHGYLKGTKGPGITGTKGDPAGAGPEASLEPGADSVSLQAFSRTQPGATPGVYQQSAAEASGSQGTAANSQSYTIMSPAVLKSELQSPTHPSSSLPPATSPSAQESYSQYPVPDVSTYQYDETSGYYYDPQTGLYYDPNSQYYYNAQSQQYLYWDGERRTYVPALEQSADGHKETGAPSKEGKEKKEKHKTKTAQQIAKDMERWARSLNKQKENFKNSFQPISSLRDDERRESATADAGYAILEKKGALAERQHTSMDLPKLASDDRPSPPRGLVAAYSGESDSEEEQERGGPEREEKLTDWQKLACLLCRRQFPSKEALIRHQQLSGLHKQNLEIHRRAHLSENELEALEKNDMEQMKYRDRAAERREKYGIPEPPEPKRRKYSGMSAASVDFEQPTRDGLGSDNIGSRMLQAMGWKEGSGLGRKKQGIVTPIEAQTRVRGSGLGARGSSYGVTSTESYKETLHKTMVTRFNEAQ from the exons ATGGAGTATGAAAGACG AAAGGAttgccctctcttccctccccatccTTCTTTCCCCAGAGGGGGTCGTGGAGACAGGACTGGCCGTTACGGAGCCGCCGATCGTTCACAGGATGATGGTGGGGAGAACCGCAGCCGGGATCACGACTACCGGGACATGGACTACCGCTCATATCCCCGCGAGTATGGCAGCCAGGAGGGCAAGCACGACTATGATGACTCGTCCGAAGAGCAGAGTGcagag GATTCCTACGAGGCCTCCCCGGGCTCCGAGACTCAGCgtaggcggcggcggcggcacagGCACAGCCCCACCGGCCCACCAGGCTTCCCCCGAGACGGCGACTATCGGGACCAGGACTATCGGACCgagcaaggggaggaggaggaggaggaggaggaggaggaggaggaggagaaggccaGTAACATCGTCATGCTGAGGATGCTGCCACAGGCAGCCACTGAGGATGAC ATCCGTGGCCAGCTGCAGTCCCACGGCGTCCAAGCACGGGAGGTCCGGCTGATGCGGAACAAATCCTCAG GTCAGAGCCGGGGCTTCGCCTTCGTCGAGTTTAGTCACTTGCAGGACGCTACACGATGGATGGAAGCCAATCAG CACTCCCTCAACATCCTGGGCCAGAAGGTGTCCATGCACTACAGCGACCCCAAGCCCAAGATCAATGAGGACTGGCTGTGTAATAAG TGTGGCGTCCAGAACTTCAAACGCCGTGAGAAGTGCTTCAAATGTGGTGTGCCCAAGTCAG AGGCAGAGCAGAAGCTGCCCCTGGGCGCAAGGTTGGATCAGCAGACACTACCGCTGGGTGGTCGGGAGCTAAGCCAGGGCCTGCTGCCCCTGCCACAGCCCTACCAGGCCCAGGGAGTGCTGGCCTCCCAGGCCCTGTCACAGGGCTCGGAGCCGAGCTCAGAGAACGCCAACGACA CCATCATTTTGCGCAACCTGAACCCACACAGCACCATGGATTCCATCCTGGGGGCCCTGGCACCCTACGCAGTGCTGTCCTCCTCCAACGTACGCGTCATCAAGGACAAGCAGACCCAACTGAACCGTGGCTTTGCCTTCATCCAGCTCTCCACCATCGTG gagGCAGCCCAGCTGCTGCAGATCCTGCAGGCCCTGCACCCGCCGCTCACCATCGACGGCAAGACCATCAACGTTGAGTTTGCCAAGGGTTCTAAGAG GGACATGGCCTCCAACGAAGGCAGTCGCATCAATGCTGCCTCTGTGGCCAGCACTGCCATTGCCGCGGCCCAGTGGGCCATCTCGCAG gcctcccagggtggggagggtgcCTGGGCCACCCCCGAGGAGCCACCGGTCGACTACAGCTACTACCAACAGGAGGAGGGCTATGGCGGCAGCCAGGGCACAGAGTCCTCTCTCTATGCCCATGGCTACCTCAAGGGCACGAAGGGCCCCGGCATCACTGGAACCAAAGGGGACCCAGCCGGAGCAG GTCCCGAGGCCTCCCTGGAGCCTGGGGCAGACTCTGTGTCCCTGCAGGCTTTCTCCCGCACCCAGCCTGGTGCCACCCCTGGTGTCTACCAGCAGTCAGCAGCTGAAGCAAGCGGCAGCCAGGGCACTGCTGCCAACAGCCAG TCATACACCATCATGTCACCCGCTGTGCTCAAATCTGAGCTCCAGAGCCCCACCCATCCCAGCTCTTCCCTGCCACCAGCCACGAGTCCCTCTGCCCAGGAGTCCTACAGCCAGTACC CTGTTCCTGACGTCTCCACCTACCAGTACGACGAGACATCTGGCTACTACTATGACCCCCAGACTGGCCTCTACTACGACCCCAACTCTCAG taCTACTACAATGCTCAGAGCCAGCAGTACCTGTACTGGGATGGGGAAAGGCGGACCTATGTTCCTGCCCTGGAGCAGTCAGCTGATGGGCATAAGGAAACGGGAGCGCCCTCGAAGGAGggcaaagagaagaaggaaaagcacaAGACCAAGACGGCCCAACAG ATTGCCAAGGACATGGAACGCTGGGCCCGCAGCCTcaacaagcaaaaagaaaacttcaaaaacagCTTCCAGCCCATCAGTTCCCTACGAGACGATGAAAGGCGGGAGTCGGCCACCGCAGATGCTGGCTACGCCATCCTCGAGAAGAAG GGAGCACTAGCTGAGAGACAGCACACCAGCATGGACCTCCCAAAACTGGCCAGTGATGACCGCCCA AGCCCACCGAGGGGGCTGGTGGCAGCCTACAGCGGGGAGAGTGACAGTGAGGAGGAGCAAGAGCGCGGGGGGCCGGAGCGGGAGGAGAAGCTCACTGACTGGCAGAAGCTGGCCTGTCTGCTCTGCCGGCGCCAGTTCCCCAGCAAGGAGGCGCTCATCCGCCACCAGCAGCTCTCCGGGCTCCACAAG CAAAACCTTGAGATTCACCGGCGAGCCCACCTGTCAGAAAATGAGCTggaagcacttgagaagaacgacATGGAG CAAATGAAGTACCGGGACCGTGCAGCTGAACGCAGAGAGAAGTATGGCATCCCTGAGCCGCCGGAGCCCAAGAGGAGGAAATATAGCGGCATGTCTGCGGCCTCTGT GGACTTTGAGCAGCCCACGCGGGATGGGCTGGGCAGTGACAACATTGGCAGTCGCATGCTCCAGGCTATGGGCTGGAAAGAGGGCAGTGGCCTGGGCCGCAAGAAACAGGGCATTGTGACTCCCATTGAG GCCCAGACACGGGTGCGGGGCTCCGGCTTGGGTGCCCGAGGCAGCTCCTATGGGGTCACCTCAACCGAGTCATACAAGGAGACGCTGCACAAGACAATGGTGACCCGCTTCAACGAGGCCCAGTGA
- the RBM10 gene encoding RNA-binding protein 10 isoform X4 yields MVVEAPAPVLSSPFCAGDRGRLGVGGSGFPGEGSAPRASPLPPISALPPLLRPSAPSLGLGSCADRLRLSCESWRRWRRAEVMSESPPLTARAEKVSVDAGRGGGESLQEASPRLADHGGSSGGGWEVKRSQRLRRGPSSPRRPYQDMEYERRKDCPLFPPHPSFPRGGRGDRTGRYGAADRSQDDGGENRSRDHDYRDMDYRSYPREYGSQEGKHDYDDSSEEQSAEDSYEASPGSETQRRRRRRHRHSPTGPPGFPRDGDYRDQDYRTEQGEEEEEEEEEEEEEKASNIVMLRMLPQAATEDDIRGQLQSHGVQAREVRLMRNKSSGQSRGFAFVEFSHLQDATRWMEANQHSLNILGQKVSMHYSDPKPKINEDWLCNKCGVQNFKRREKCFKCGVPKSEAEQKLPLGARLDQQTLPLGGRELSQGLLPLPQPYQAQGVLASQALSQGSEPSSENANDTIILRNLNPHSTMDSILGALAPYAVLSSSNVRVIKDKQTQLNRGFAFIQLSTIVEAAQLLQILQALHPPLTIDGKTINVEFAKGSKRDMASNEGSRINAASVASTAIAAAQWAISQEEGYGGSQGTESSLYAHGYLKGTKGPGITGTKGDPAGAGPEASLEPGADSVSLQAFSRTQPGATPGVYQQSAAEASGSQGTAANSQSYTIMSPAVLKSELQSPTHPSSSLPPATSPSAQESYSQYPVPDVSTYQYDETSGYYYDPQTGLYYDPNSQYYYNAQSQQYLYWDGERRTYVPALEQSADGHKETGAPSKEGKEKKEKHKTKTAQQIAKDMERWARSLNKQKENFKNSFQPISSLRDDERRESATADAGYAILEKKGALAERQHTSMDLPKLASDDRPSPPRGLVAAYSGESDSEEEQERGGPEREEKLTDWQKLACLLCRRQFPSKEALIRHQQLSGLHKQNLEIHRRAHLSENELEALEKNDMEQMKYRDRAAERREKYGIPEPPEPKRRKYSGMSAASVDFEQPTRDGLGSDNIGSRMLQAMGWKEGSGLGRKKQGIVTPIEAQTRVRGSGLGARGSSYGVTSTESYKETLHKTMVTRFNEAQ; encoded by the exons ATGGTGGTTGAAGCGCCGGCTCCCGTCTTGTCGTCGCCATTTTGTGCTGGTGATCGCGGCCGGCTGGGAGTAGGCGGCAGTGGGTTTCCAGGAGAGGGTAGCGCGCCTCGcgcttctcccctccctcccatctccgCCCTTCCCCCCCTCCTCCGCCCTTCCGCCCCTAGCCTCGGACTTGGTAGCTGCGCGGACCGGCTCCGGCTGAGCTGCGAGAGTTGGAGGAGGTGGCGGCGGGCCGAGGTGATGTCCGAGAGCCCTCCCTTGACAGCCCGGGCCGAGAAGGTGAGCGTCGACGCTGGTCGTGGGGGCGGAG AGTCCCTGCAGGAGGCATCACCCAGGCTGGCAGATCATGGTGGCAGCAGTGGGGGTGGCTGGGAAGTGAAACGGAGCCAGCGGCTGAggaggggccccagcagcccCCGCAGGCCCTATCAGGACATGGAGTATGAAAGACG AAAGGAttgccctctcttccctccccatccTTCTTTCCCCAGAGGGGGTCGTGGAGACAGGACTGGCCGTTACGGAGCCGCCGATCGTTCACAGGATGATGGTGGGGAGAACCGCAGCCGGGATCACGACTACCGGGACATGGACTACCGCTCATATCCCCGCGAGTATGGCAGCCAGGAGGGCAAGCACGACTATGATGACTCGTCCGAAGAGCAGAGTGcagag GATTCCTACGAGGCCTCCCCGGGCTCCGAGACTCAGCgtaggcggcggcggcggcacagGCACAGCCCCACCGGCCCACCAGGCTTCCCCCGAGACGGCGACTATCGGGACCAGGACTATCGGACCgagcaaggggaggaggaggaggaggaggaggaggaggaggaggaggagaaggccaGTAACATCGTCATGCTGAGGATGCTGCCACAGGCAGCCACTGAGGATGAC ATCCGTGGCCAGCTGCAGTCCCACGGCGTCCAAGCACGGGAGGTCCGGCTGATGCGGAACAAATCCTCAG GTCAGAGCCGGGGCTTCGCCTTCGTCGAGTTTAGTCACTTGCAGGACGCTACACGATGGATGGAAGCCAATCAG CACTCCCTCAACATCCTGGGCCAGAAGGTGTCCATGCACTACAGCGACCCCAAGCCCAAGATCAATGAGGACTGGCTGTGTAATAAG TGTGGCGTCCAGAACTTCAAACGCCGTGAGAAGTGCTTCAAATGTGGTGTGCCCAAGTCAG AGGCAGAGCAGAAGCTGCCCCTGGGCGCAAGGTTGGATCAGCAGACACTACCGCTGGGTGGTCGGGAGCTAAGCCAGGGCCTGCTGCCCCTGCCACAGCCCTACCAGGCCCAGGGAGTGCTGGCCTCCCAGGCCCTGTCACAGGGCTCGGAGCCGAGCTCAGAGAACGCCAACGACA CCATCATTTTGCGCAACCTGAACCCACACAGCACCATGGATTCCATCCTGGGGGCCCTGGCACCCTACGCAGTGCTGTCCTCCTCCAACGTACGCGTCATCAAGGACAAGCAGACCCAACTGAACCGTGGCTTTGCCTTCATCCAGCTCTCCACCATCGTG gagGCAGCCCAGCTGCTGCAGATCCTGCAGGCCCTGCACCCGCCGCTCACCATCGACGGCAAGACCATCAACGTTGAGTTTGCCAAGGGTTCTAAGAG GGACATGGCCTCCAACGAAGGCAGTCGCATCAATGCTGCCTCTGTGGCCAGCACTGCCATTGCCGCGGCCCAGTGGGCCATCTCGCAG GAGGAGGGCTATGGCGGCAGCCAGGGCACAGAGTCCTCTCTCTATGCCCATGGCTACCTCAAGGGCACGAAGGGCCCCGGCATCACTGGAACCAAAGGGGACCCAGCCGGAGCAG GTCCCGAGGCCTCCCTGGAGCCTGGGGCAGACTCTGTGTCCCTGCAGGCTTTCTCCCGCACCCAGCCTGGTGCCACCCCTGGTGTCTACCAGCAGTCAGCAGCTGAAGCAAGCGGCAGCCAGGGCACTGCTGCCAACAGCCAG TCATACACCATCATGTCACCCGCTGTGCTCAAATCTGAGCTCCAGAGCCCCACCCATCCCAGCTCTTCCCTGCCACCAGCCACGAGTCCCTCTGCCCAGGAGTCCTACAGCCAGTACC CTGTTCCTGACGTCTCCACCTACCAGTACGACGAGACATCTGGCTACTACTATGACCCCCAGACTGGCCTCTACTACGACCCCAACTCTCAG taCTACTACAATGCTCAGAGCCAGCAGTACCTGTACTGGGATGGGGAAAGGCGGACCTATGTTCCTGCCCTGGAGCAGTCAGCTGATGGGCATAAGGAAACGGGAGCGCCCTCGAAGGAGggcaaagagaagaaggaaaagcacaAGACCAAGACGGCCCAACAG ATTGCCAAGGACATGGAACGCTGGGCCCGCAGCCTcaacaagcaaaaagaaaacttcaaaaacagCTTCCAGCCCATCAGTTCCCTACGAGACGATGAAAGGCGGGAGTCGGCCACCGCAGATGCTGGCTACGCCATCCTCGAGAAGAAG GGAGCACTAGCTGAGAGACAGCACACCAGCATGGACCTCCCAAAACTGGCCAGTGATGACCGCCCA AGCCCACCGAGGGGGCTGGTGGCAGCCTACAGCGGGGAGAGTGACAGTGAGGAGGAGCAAGAGCGCGGGGGGCCGGAGCGGGAGGAGAAGCTCACTGACTGGCAGAAGCTGGCCTGTCTGCTCTGCCGGCGCCAGTTCCCCAGCAAGGAGGCGCTCATCCGCCACCAGCAGCTCTCCGGGCTCCACAAG CAAAACCTTGAGATTCACCGGCGAGCCCACCTGTCAGAAAATGAGCTggaagcacttgagaagaacgacATGGAG CAAATGAAGTACCGGGACCGTGCAGCTGAACGCAGAGAGAAGTATGGCATCCCTGAGCCGCCGGAGCCCAAGAGGAGGAAATATAGCGGCATGTCTGCGGCCTCTGT GGACTTTGAGCAGCCCACGCGGGATGGGCTGGGCAGTGACAACATTGGCAGTCGCATGCTCCAGGCTATGGGCTGGAAAGAGGGCAGTGGCCTGGGCCGCAAGAAACAGGGCATTGTGACTCCCATTGAG GCCCAGACACGGGTGCGGGGCTCCGGCTTGGGTGCCCGAGGCAGCTCCTATGGGGTCACCTCAACCGAGTCATACAAGGAGACGCTGCACAAGACAATGGTGACCCGCTTCAACGAGGCCCAGTGA